In Cellulomonas wangsupingiae, the genomic window TCGTCCGCGCAGAAGACGGCGATCGCCCGCGCCGCCCTCGCCGACGTCGAGCCGGGGCAGGCGCTCGCGCTGTCCGCCGGGACCACGACGTGGGTGCTCGCCACGATGATCGCCGCCGACCCGACGCTGCGCCCGCTCACCGTCGTCACCAACGGGCTGCGGGTGGCGGACGCGCTGCACGGCGCCGACGACGTCGAGGTCGTCCTCACGGGCGGGACCCGCACGCCGTCGGACGCCCTGGTCGGGCCCGTCGCCGACGCGACGCTGGCGGACCTGCGCGTCGACCGCACCTTCCTCGGCGTGCACGGGCTCGACGCCGACGGCCCCACCACCCCGAACCTCGCCGAGGCCGCCACCGACCGCGCGCTGGTGCGGTGCGCGGCCGCGACCACCGTCCTGGCCGACCACACCAAGTGGGGCACCGTCGGGCTCGCGCGCATCTGCGGGTTCGACGAGATCGACACGCTCGTCGTCGACGCCGGCCTGGCCGACGACGCGCGCACCCACCTCGCCGCAGCCGTCGACCGCCTCGTCCTGGCCCGCCCGACCCCCGGAGACCCGCAGTGAGCGACATCCCGTCCGACGTCCGCGCCCGCGTGCGGCGCACACCCACCCGCCTCGCCGACGGCCGCGAGCTCATCTACTTCGACGACTCCGAGCCGTACGTCTCGGGCGCCGCCACGCGCCGGCTCGACGACCCGCGCCCGCTGCCGGACCGGTTCGCGCCCGTGGTCGACGCCGACGGCGTCGTGCACCCGGTCATCGGCCCTGAGCTGCGTCTCGACCCGCTGACCGGGGAGTGGATCCCCATGGCCGCGCACCGCATGAACCGCACGTTCCTGCCGCCGGCCGACGCGAACCCGCTGGCCCCCGCCACGCCGGGCGCGGCCTACCAGGACGGCGAGATCCCCGACACCGACTACGACGTCGTGGTGTTCGAGAACCGCTTCCCCTCGCTCCTGGCGGTGCCGGACCTCGAGGACACGGACGAGCTGGTCGACGGCGAGGTGCTGTGGCAGCGCCGTCCGGCCACCGGGCGCTGCGAGGTCATCTGCTTCTCGTCCGACCCGAGCGCCTCGCTGGCGACGGTGAGCCCGCGGCGCATGCGCACGGTCGTCGAGGCGTGGACGGACCGCACGCGCGAGCTGTCGACCCTGCCCGGCGTCGAGCAGGTGTTCTGCTTCGAGAACCGCGGCAAGGAGATCGGCGTCACGCTGCACCACCCGCACGGGCAGATCTACGCCTTCCCGTACGTGACGCCGAAGACGCGGACGATGCTGCGCCAGGCCCGCGCGTACCACGCGGGGACGGGCCGCGTGCTGCTGCGCGACGTGCTCGACGCCGAGCTGCGCCACGGCACGCGCGTCGTGCTGGAGTCGGAGCACTGGGTCGCGTACGTGCCCTACGCCGCGCGCTGGCCGGTCGAGGTGCACCTGGCACCGCGCCGGGACGTGCCGGACCTGCCGGCGCTGACCGACGCCGAGAAGGCCGACCTGTCGATGACGTACCTGACGCTGCTGCGCCGCCTCGACCAGTTCTTCGTCGACGGCGACGGCGGCGCGATCCCGCTGCCCTACATCAGCGGCTGGCACCAGGCGCCGGTACGCGAGGGCCGGGACGTGTCGCGCCTGCACCTGCAGGTCTTCTCGGTGCTGCGCGCGCCGGGCAAGCTCAAGTACCTCGCGGGCGTGGAGTCCGCCATGGCCTCGTGGATCAGCGACACCACGCCCGAGCGCATCGCGCGCCGCCTGCAGGAGCTGGCGTGAGCGCCGGCCCCGCACGCCGCACCCCCACCCCGACGAGCACGGAGCCGCACCCCATGACGAGCGCCACCTGGACCCACGCCTGGGACCGCGCCGACGGTGAGCGGCGCGCCCGCGACCTGTTCACCGGGACGTTCGGCGCGGCGCCCGACGGCGTGTGGTCTGCGCCCGGACGGGTCAACCTCATCGGCGAGCACACCGACTACAACGACGGCCTCGCGCTGCCGATCGCGCTGCCGCACCGGACGTACGCGGCCGTCGCGCGGCGCACCGACGGCCTGGTCCGGCTCGTCTCGGCGCAGGAGCCGTCGGGCGTGCGCGAGGTCCCGCTCGCCGAGGCCGTGCCGGGTGCGGTGCGCGGCTGGGCGGCGTACGTCGTCGGGGTCGCGTGGGCGCTGCGGGCGGCCGGGCACGACGTGGGCGGGTTCGACGTCGCGATCGACTCGTGCGTGCCGTTCGGGGCCGGCCTGTCCTCGTCCGCGGCCCTCGAGGCGTCGGTGGCCGTCGCGCTCGACGCCCTGCACGGCCTCGGGCTCGCGGGGGGCGTCGACGACGCGGGCGCGGCGACCGACGACGCGGGCCGCGGCGTGCTCGCGACCCTGTGCGTGCGCGCCGAGAACGAGATGGCCGGTGCCCCCACGGGGGGCATGGACCAGGCCGCGTCGCTGCGGGCGCGCGCCGGGAACGCGCTGCTGCTGGACTGCCGCGACGGGTCGGTGCGCCACGTGCCCTTCGACCTCGCCGCCCACGGCCTGGCACTTCTGGTCGTCGACACCCGCGCCGAGCACTCGCACGTCGACGGCGAGTACGCGCAGCGGCGCGCCGCGTGCGAGGCGGCCGCGCGCCGTCTGGGCGTGGCCTCGCTGCGGGAGGTGGCCGACGACGCGCGCGGCGACGGCTGGGCGCTCGAGGCGCTCACCGCCGACGAGGACGGCGTGCTGCTCGCGCGCCGCGTCCGCCACGTGACCTCGGAGATCGGCCGGGTCACCGCGTTCGTCGAGGCGCTCGACGCGGGGGACGTCCGTGCGGTCGCGCCGCTCATGGACGCCTCGCACGCGTCGCTGCGGGACGACTACGAGGTGTCGTGCGACGAGCTCGACGTGGCCGTCGACGCGGCGCGGGCCGCCGGGGCGCTCGGCGCGCGCATGACGGGCGGGGGCTTCGGCGGGTCGGCGATCGCGCTGGTCGGCGTCGACGAGGTCGAGGCCGTCGCCGAGGGCGTCGCGCGCGCGTTCGCCGCGCGGGGCCTGCGCTCCCCCGCGTTCGCCGTGGCCGTGGCGGGTCCGCCGGCGGGCTGACGTGCGCGCCTGCCGCCGTTCGCGTCCCACGCGTTCGCCCGTCCGGGTGAGAGGCGGTGGCGGAACGGAGGGACCCGGCGATCCGGGCCCGCTACTCCTCATCGCGTAGTAGCGTGCGGCGCGCACGGCAGCGGCGCCCCCACCCGTGACGGCGACAGCCCGACCGGACCCGTGACGACGCCACCGCGCCGCCCGCCGTCCACGTCGCGAGGAGCAGCACCCCTGTGGTCCGTCGATACGTCTTCCCGACCCTGCGCCTGGTGATCTGGGCCGTCATCGCCGTCGCGCTCGTCCGCATCGCCTTCGCCGGCGCGGACGTGACCACCGAGGCCTCCGGCGCCGAGCCCACCGGGCAGGTCGTCGAGCCGACGGTCGAGGCCGTCACCGGCAGCATCACCAACGCCGTCACC contains:
- a CDS encoding DeoR/GlpR family DNA-binding transcription regulator, with the translated sequence MLATQRRERILAEVRAHGAARVADLVVALGVSDMTVRRDIAELAREGLVRRVHGGAVAPDTPSRSTDEPGFEAKRTWSSAQKTAIARAALADVEPGQALALSAGTTTWVLATMIAADPTLRPLTVVTNGLRVADALHGADDVEVVLTGGTRTPSDALVGPVADATLADLRVDRTFLGVHGLDADGPTTPNLAEAATDRALVRCAAATTVLADHTKWGTVGLARICGFDEIDTLVVDAGLADDARTHLAAAVDRLVLARPTPGDPQ
- the galT gene encoding galactose-1-phosphate uridylyltransferase yields the protein MPSDVRARVRRTPTRLADGRELIYFDDSEPYVSGAATRRLDDPRPLPDRFAPVVDADGVVHPVIGPELRLDPLTGEWIPMAAHRMNRTFLPPADANPLAPATPGAAYQDGEIPDTDYDVVVFENRFPSLLAVPDLEDTDELVDGEVLWQRRPATGRCEVICFSSDPSASLATVSPRRMRTVVEAWTDRTRELSTLPGVEQVFCFENRGKEIGVTLHHPHGQIYAFPYVTPKTRTMLRQARAYHAGTGRVLLRDVLDAELRHGTRVVLESEHWVAYVPYAARWPVEVHLAPRRDVPDLPALTDAEKADLSMTYLTLLRRLDQFFVDGDGGAIPLPYISGWHQAPVREGRDVSRLHLQVFSVLRAPGKLKYLAGVESAMASWISDTTPERIARRLQELA
- the galK gene encoding galactokinase, with the translated sequence MTSATWTHAWDRADGERRARDLFTGTFGAAPDGVWSAPGRVNLIGEHTDYNDGLALPIALPHRTYAAVARRTDGLVRLVSAQEPSGVREVPLAEAVPGAVRGWAAYVVGVAWALRAAGHDVGGFDVAIDSCVPFGAGLSSSAALEASVAVALDALHGLGLAGGVDDAGAATDDAGRGVLATLCVRAENEMAGAPTGGMDQAASLRARAGNALLLDCRDGSVRHVPFDLAAHGLALLVVDTRAEHSHVDGEYAQRRAACEAAARRLGVASLREVADDARGDGWALEALTADEDGVLLARRVRHVTSEIGRVTAFVEALDAGDVRAVAPLMDASHASLRDDYEVSCDELDVAVDAARAAGALGARMTGGGFGGSAIALVGVDEVEAVAEGVARAFAARGLRSPAFAVAVAGPPAG